The Chitinophaga caeni genome segment AACCTACCACCATATATGGAATCAGCAAGTTTGCAGGTGAACGCTGGTGCGAATATTTCCACGAACGTTATAACGTGGATGTCCGCAGCTTGCGCTACCCCGGCCTAATTAGCTATAAGTCCGCACCGGGTGGCGGTACGACTGATTACGCGGTGGAAATTTACCATGAAGCTTTGGAAGAACAGAAGTATGAATGCTTCTTATCTGAAGATACTTATTTACCGATGATGTACATGCCGGATGCTATCCGTGCCACCATCGAGTTGATGGAAGCAGATGCTTCGAAGATCTCCATCCGTGCCGGTTACAACCTCGGCGCCATGAGCTTCTCCCCGAAAGAAATAGCGGCGGAAATTAAAAAGCATATCCCGGGTTTCAAGATCAGCTACGAACCGGATTACCGCCAGGCGATTGCCAACGGGTGGCCGGGTTCTATCGATGATGATCTTGCACGTAAAGATTGGGGTTGGAAACATGAATATGACCTCGAGAAGATGACCGTTGATATGTTGGCGCACTTAGGACCAAAGTATTCCAAATAAACAAGGCAAGAAAAGCAGCCCTATAAAAGTATGAAAACCCGGTGCAGTACCGGGTTTTTCATTTTATAACGTTGCCCTATAAACGGGAAAAGCGGCTACGCTCGGCAGCCGCTTAGTGTAATAGCTTACATATAAATATCTACCTTACAAATCCCACCGCAACGGTTGCATTCGTTGATTCATCGATCAAGATGAAAGTTCCGTTTGATGGATTGCTTGCATATGTATCTGCAAATATCGGTTGCGCTGTTTTAAGCGTGATAGCGCCGATGTCGTTTAAACCTAGTTCATGTTGCCCGTCTAAAACTCTTTGGGTCGTCACTTCCACTACATGGTTAACCTGCTGCACTTTCGCTTTCACACGGTTGGATCCATGTTGTAATAGAAATGTTCTCCCCGCCGTTAACTTTTGTTGATCCATCCAGCAAACCTGCGCTTTGATTTCTTTCAACCCCCCCGGTACTTCATCACTTTTCACTAACAAGTTGCCGCGGCTTACATCTATCTCATCTTCCAGGGTTATCACGATGCTTTCTTGTGCTTTTGCCGATTGTAACTGCTGGTCGAATTTCTCGATGGATTTAATCTTGCTTTTGTGCAGCGATGGCAATGAAACCACTTCATCGCCCACGCTGAAAACGCCACTGGCCACCTTCCCGGCGAATCCACGGAAATCGTGAAATTGTTCTGTTTTTGGACGGATCACATATTGCACGGGGAACCTTGCAGGTCTATGCTGCGCATTTTCTGCATGTTCTACTTGTTCGAGGTAAGGAAGGAGCGGCGTACCTTGATACCAAGGCATTTTCTCTCCTTGGGTCACGAGGTTTTCCCCGTAGATGGATGAAATAGGAACGAAATGAACTTCTTGCTCTTTAAAAGTAGATTGTTCTATCAACTGCTTAAAGTCATTCACGATAGCATCGAACCTCGCCTGGTCGTAATTCACAAGATCCATCTTGTTGACACATACTACCAGGTGCGGGATGCGCAACATTTGCGCGATGTAATAGTGACGGTAAGTTTGCTCCACGATTCCCTTCCTGGCATCGATCAGGATCAACGATACCTGTGCCGTGGAAGAGCCGGTGACCATATTGCGGGTATATTCAAAATGGCCCGGTGTATCGGCGATAATATACTTACGGTTCGGCGTGGAAAAGTAAATGTGGGCTACATCGATCGTGATACCTTGTTCCCTTTCGGCAATTAAGCCGTCGGTAAGCAGGGAAAGGTCGGTAAAGTCCAGCCCTTTCCTTTTACTGGCAGCGTGCAATGCTTCCAGCTTATCCTGGGTGATGGAATTGGTATCGTACAGCAACCTGCCGATCAACGTACTTTTACCGTCGTCTACACTTCCAGAAGTTGTAATTCTTAAAACATCCATATTCAATATTTTTAATCACCGGTAGGTGATGAACCTGTCGAAATAATTGCTAATATTTTAGAAGTAACCTGCCTGTTTCCTTCTTTCCATGGCCGCTTCGGATCGTTTATCATCAATACGGGCGCCCCTTTCAGATATCTTGGCTGCTAATATCTCCTCGATAATATCTTCCAGTTTGCTGGCTTCTGATACTACCGCGGCCGTACAAGTCATATCGCCCACGGTGCGGAAGCGTACTTTTCCTTTGAATGGTTTTTCTTCTTCCGTCGTGTTCAGGAAGGGAGAATAAGGCCAATACATTCCATCCCTTTCGATGATTTCACGTTCGTGCGAAAAATAGATGCTCGGTATGGCAAGGTTCTCCTCGCGTATATAATTCCAAACATCGAGCTCGGTCCAGTTGGAAATCGGGAATATGCGGACATTTTCACCGATGTTGATTTTCCCGTTCAGCATGTCGAACAGTTCAGGGCGTTGTATCTTGGCATTCCATTGACCAAACTCATCCCTTACGCTGAAGATGCGTTCTTTGGCACGGGCTTTCTCCTCGTCGCGCCGGGCGCCACCTATGCAGGCGTCAAATTT includes the following:
- a CDS encoding NAD-dependent epimerase/dehydratase family protein, which codes for MKKDKILVIGACGQIGVELTLALRKMYGDANVVASDLREEHDLLKGTGPYVSLDVMNKEMLHVLIIRHNITQVYLLAAILSATGEKNPLLAWHINMQSLLNVLDIAKEEGLDKVYWPSSIAVFGPNSPKEETPQHTIIEPTTIYGISKFAGERWCEYFHERYNVDVRSLRYPGLISYKSAPGGGTTDYAVEIYHEALEEQKYECFLSEDTYLPMMYMPDAIRATIELMEADASKISIRAGYNLGAMSFSPKEIAAEIKKHIPGFKISYEPDYRQAIANGWPGSIDDDLARKDWGWKHEYDLEKMTVDMLAHLGPKYSK
- a CDS encoding sulfate adenylyltransferase subunit 1, which gives rise to MDVLRITTSGSVDDGKSTLIGRLLYDTNSITQDKLEALHAASKRKGLDFTDLSLLTDGLIAEREQGITIDVAHIYFSTPNRKYIIADTPGHFEYTRNMVTGSSTAQVSLILIDARKGIVEQTYRHYYIAQMLRIPHLVVCVNKMDLVNYDQARFDAIVNDFKQLIEQSTFKEQEVHFVPISSIYGENLVTQGEKMPWYQGTPLLPYLEQVEHAENAQHRPARFPVQYVIRPKTEQFHDFRGFAGKVASGVFSVGDEVVSLPSLHKSKIKSIEKFDQQLQSAKAQESIVITLEDEIDVSRGNLLVKSDEVPGGLKEIKAQVCWMDQQKLTAGRTFLLQHGSNRVKAKVQQVNHVVEVTTQRVLDGQHELGLNDIGAITLKTAQPIFADTYASNPSNGTFILIDESTNATVAVGFVR
- the cysD gene encoding sulfate adenylyltransferase subunit CysD; its protein translation is MSKIQWQFPRALEDEAIYILRETAAQFEKPAILFSGGKDSITLVRLAQKAFAPGKIPFPLLHVDTGHNFPETIQFRDWLVETLGLELIVRNVQDSIDQGKVKEETGKYASRNALQTVTLLDAIEELKFDACIGGARRDEEKARAKERIFSVRDEFGQWNAKIQRPELFDMLNGKINIGENVRIFPISNWTELDVWNYIREENLAIPSIYFSHEREIIERDGMYWPYSPFLNTTEEEKPFKGKVRFRTVGDMTCTAAVVSEASKLEDIIEEILAAKISERGARIDDKRSEAAMERRKQAGYF